In Paenarthrobacter sp. GOM3, a single window of DNA contains:
- a CDS encoding GntR family transcriptional regulator → MPEAASIAGEIDRTSGTPIYVQLREILRTFIAQSCPPGSSLPSERDLSERFGLARMTVRQAIDALVGEEVIERVVGLGTFVKKPKLDLQVKLTSYSEEMQRRGMVPAAKVLSFEQIAASAFLARELQLDEGTPLVRFRRLLLADNEPMSVDENFIPAHRVPGLLDEAPPTSLYNVLSERFGLVMEWGEDMIEATAASPSTARLLNVDIGSPLLKIQRHAFVARAMVDYSVSYYRADRYKLWVPLQRPGVRPTRNYSSGYRTP, encoded by the coding sequence GTGCCTGAGGCGGCAAGCATTGCCGGCGAGATCGACCGGACCAGCGGAACGCCTATCTACGTCCAACTCCGCGAAATCCTCAGGACCTTCATCGCGCAATCCTGTCCTCCGGGTTCCTCGCTGCCGTCTGAGAGGGACCTTTCCGAACGTTTCGGTTTGGCGCGAATGACAGTACGCCAGGCCATTGACGCGTTAGTGGGCGAGGAAGTCATTGAGCGCGTCGTTGGACTTGGCACCTTCGTGAAAAAGCCCAAACTGGATCTCCAGGTCAAGCTGACCTCCTACAGTGAGGAAATGCAGCGACGGGGCATGGTTCCGGCCGCCAAGGTTCTTAGTTTTGAGCAGATCGCCGCGAGTGCCTTCCTGGCCCGCGAATTGCAGCTGGACGAAGGTACGCCACTGGTGCGGTTCCGACGCCTGCTGCTGGCCGATAACGAGCCCATGAGCGTGGATGAGAATTTTATCCCTGCCCACCGCGTCCCTGGCTTGTTGGACGAGGCGCCACCCACATCCCTGTACAACGTCCTGAGCGAACGCTTCGGACTGGTCATGGAATGGGGCGAGGACATGATTGAGGCTACTGCCGCGTCGCCATCCACGGCCCGCCTGCTCAACGTCGACATCGGCTCGCCCCTTCTGAAGATCCAGCGCCATGCGTTCGTCGCCCGCGCCATGGTGGACTACTCCGTGTCGTATTACCGGGCCGACCGCTACAAGCTGTGGGTACCCCTCCAGCGCCCCGGAGTCCGCCCCACCCGGAACTACTCCTCGGGCTACAGGACACCCTAG
- a CDS encoding HPr family phosphocarrier protein, which translates to MPELKTFVAAGIGLHARAAAVFVRAVTETGLPVTIRKQDGRPVDARSLLEVMTEDFAHGCEVVLEVAPEALTGDQSVPSAENALVQLSSVLEASQGH; encoded by the coding sequence TTGCCGGAGCTGAAGACCTTCGTCGCTGCCGGGATCGGACTACATGCGCGGGCCGCCGCGGTGTTCGTTCGCGCTGTGACAGAGACCGGGCTACCCGTGACGATCCGGAAGCAGGACGGACGCCCTGTCGACGCTCGTTCACTGTTGGAGGTCATGACAGAGGACTTTGCGCACGGGTGTGAAGTTGTCCTCGAAGTAGCACCAGAGGCCCTTACCGGCGATCAGAGTGTCCCGAGCGCCGAGAACGCACTGGTACAGCTTTCATCCGTCCTGGAGGCTTCCCAGGGCCACTGA
- a CDS encoding cytochrome c oxidase subunit 4, giving the protein MKIESWLFGAGVFFFVPVAIAYGFLTNWSEWVGVLGILLVGGLAGMIGAYLGFTGKRVGMRPEDRPDAEVHEGAGEQGHFSPWSWWPLVLGLACAGGFLGLAIGFWVTYVAGGLALVALVGWVFEYSRGDHAH; this is encoded by the coding sequence ATGAAAATTGAATCGTGGCTCTTCGGAGCCGGAGTCTTCTTCTTCGTCCCCGTAGCCATCGCCTATGGCTTCCTGACAAATTGGTCTGAGTGGGTAGGGGTCCTGGGGATCCTGCTCGTCGGTGGCCTCGCCGGCATGATCGGCGCATACCTTGGGTTCACCGGCAAGCGTGTCGGCATGCGTCCGGAAGACCGTCCCGACGCTGAAGTTCACGAAGGTGCCGGCGAACAAGGGCACTTCAGCCCTTGGAGCTGGTGGCCGTTGGTTCTTGGACTCGCGTGTGCGGGCGGCTTCCTGGGTCTCGCGATCGGCTTCTGGGTCACCTACGTTGCCGGCGGCCTCGCCCTGGTGGCACTCGTGGGCTGGGTCTTCGAGTACAGCCGTGGCGACCACGCCCATTAG
- the ctaD gene encoding aa3-type cytochrome oxidase subunit I, whose amino-acid sequence MATYTQSAPGILEAPVVPKSKGRIVVNWITSTDHKTIGYMYLIASFVFFCLGGVMALLIRAELFEPGMQILQTKEQYNQMFTMHGTVMLLMFATPLFAGFANVIMPLQIGAPDVAFPRLNALAFWFFLFGSTIAVSGFITPQGAASFGWFAYAPLSNTTFSPGVGGDLWVFGLALSGFGTILGAVNFITTIICMRAPGMTMWRMPIFTWNTLVTAILVLMAFPPLAAALFALGADRRFGAHIFDPENGGAVLWQHLFWFFGHPEVYIIALPFFGIVSEIFPVFSRKPIFGYKGLVYATIAIAALSVTVWAHHMYVTGSVLLPFFAFMTMLIAVPTGVKFFNWIGTLWQGSITFETPMLWSIGFLVTFLFGGLTGIILASPPLDFHVSDSYFVVAHFHYVVFGTVVFAMFAGFYFWWPKWTGKMLNERLGKIHFWLLFLGFHGTFLIQHWLGVEGMPRRYADYMPQDNFTWMNQFSTISSFVLGASLLPFFWNVYITWRSNKKVEVDDPWGFGASLEWATSCPPPRHNFTSLPRIRSERPALDLHHPELAQVHTAEAPSPAAAVLGNADQRDVNK is encoded by the coding sequence GTGGCTACGTACACTCAATCCGCACCGGGGATCCTAGAGGCTCCGGTAGTTCCTAAATCCAAGGGGCGCATCGTCGTCAACTGGATCACCTCCACGGACCACAAGACCATCGGGTACATGTACCTGATTGCATCCTTCGTGTTCTTCTGCCTCGGCGGCGTCATGGCCCTGCTGATCCGTGCTGAGCTGTTCGAACCCGGCATGCAGATCCTGCAGACCAAAGAGCAGTACAACCAGATGTTCACGATGCACGGCACCGTGATGCTCCTGATGTTCGCAACGCCGCTGTTCGCCGGCTTCGCCAACGTCATCATGCCGCTGCAAATCGGTGCCCCCGATGTCGCCTTCCCGCGTTTGAACGCACTGGCATTCTGGTTCTTCCTCTTCGGCTCCACCATCGCCGTCTCAGGTTTCATCACCCCCCAGGGTGCTGCATCCTTCGGTTGGTTCGCCTATGCTCCGCTGTCCAACACCACGTTTAGTCCTGGTGTCGGTGGAGACCTGTGGGTCTTCGGCCTCGCGCTGTCGGGCTTCGGAACCATCCTTGGTGCCGTCAACTTCATCACCACGATCATCTGCATGCGTGCACCGGGCATGACCATGTGGCGTATGCCGATCTTCACCTGGAACACCCTCGTGACGGCTATCCTCGTCCTGATGGCCTTCCCGCCTCTGGCCGCTGCACTGTTCGCACTCGGCGCAGACCGTCGCTTCGGAGCTCACATCTTTGACCCCGAAAATGGCGGTGCCGTTCTCTGGCAGCACCTGTTCTGGTTCTTCGGACACCCCGAGGTGTACATCATCGCCTTGCCGTTCTTCGGCATTGTTTCTGAGATCTTCCCGGTGTTCAGCCGCAAGCCGATCTTCGGTTACAAGGGTCTTGTCTACGCCACCATCGCCATCGCCGCGCTCTCCGTCACTGTGTGGGCACACCACATGTACGTGACCGGTTCAGTGTTGCTGCCGTTCTTCGCCTTCATGACCATGCTTATTGCGGTTCCGACCGGCGTGAAGTTCTTCAACTGGATCGGAACGCTCTGGCAGGGCTCCATCACTTTCGAAACCCCCATGCTCTGGAGCATCGGGTTCCTGGTGACGTTCCTCTTCGGTGGTCTGACGGGCATCATCCTGGCTTCGCCGCCGCTTGACTTCCACGTCTCGGACTCCTACTTCGTGGTGGCGCACTTCCACTACGTGGTCTTCGGTACGGTTGTGTTCGCCATGTTCGCAGGCTTCTACTTCTGGTGGCCCAAGTGGACGGGCAAGATGCTCAACGAGCGCCTGGGTAAGATCCACTTCTGGCTGTTGTTCCTCGGTTTCCACGGCACATTCCTTATCCAGCACTGGCTGGGTGTCGAAGGCATGCCGCGTCGTTACGCCGACTACATGCCGCAGGATAACTTCACGTGGATGAACCAGTTCTCCACTATCTCCTCCTTCGTACTGGGCGCTTCGTTGCTGCCGTTCTTCTGGAACGTCTACATCACCTGGCGCAGCAACAAGAAGGTTGAAGTTGATGATCCTTGGGGCTTCGGTGCCTCACTGGAATGGGCTACGTCCTGCCCGCCGCCGCGCCACAACTTCACTTCCTTGCCCCGCATCCGCTCCGAGCGCCCGGCACTGGACCTCCACCACCCCGAGTTGGCCCAGGTTCACACCGCAGAGGCCCCGTCACCCGCAGCAGCTGTTCTGGGTAACGCCGACCAGAGGGACGTCAACAAATGA
- the ctaC gene encoding aa3-type cytochrome oxidase subunit II, translating to MSSQNRTGSRRIKITSITGLAVAGALVLTGCSPEVEKGWLPTERGTTNHTDRIMDLWVNSWIAALAVGIITWGLLVWCIIAYRRRKGTTGFPKQLSYNLPLEVFYLTIPLFMVLVFFYFTDQDQRAIDDRSQPADVVVDVRGKQWAWDFNYKKGEVVNEDLHEAGVQAHLTGNDVDKELLPTLYLPVGKSVDLELNSRDVIHSFWVPAFLQKRDMIPGKTNYIRFTPTKEGTFDGKCAELCGEYHSEMLFRVKVVSESEFQTHMDKLRQEGNTGLLGAEYDRNPNLNEK from the coding sequence GTGAGTTCGCAGAACCGAACCGGCAGCCGACGCATAAAGATCACCTCGATCACTGGCTTGGCAGTCGCCGGCGCGTTGGTTTTGACCGGATGTTCACCAGAGGTAGAGAAGGGTTGGCTGCCAACAGAGCGCGGCACGACCAACCACACTGACCGGATCATGGACCTCTGGGTCAACTCATGGATCGCCGCCTTGGCAGTCGGTATTATCACGTGGGGCCTCTTGGTCTGGTGCATCATCGCTTACCGTCGCCGCAAGGGCACCACGGGATTCCCCAAGCAGCTCAGCTACAACCTGCCGCTTGAGGTCTTTTACTTGACCATTCCGCTGTTCATGGTGCTGGTGTTCTTCTACTTCACCGACCAGGACCAGCGTGCGATCGATGACCGTTCGCAGCCTGCCGACGTCGTTGTTGACGTCCGCGGCAAGCAGTGGGCATGGGATTTCAACTACAAAAAGGGTGAGGTCGTCAATGAAGACCTCCACGAGGCCGGCGTCCAGGCCCACCTGACCGGCAACGATGTCGACAAGGAACTCCTTCCCACGTTGTACCTGCCGGTTGGCAAGTCCGTGGACCTGGAGCTGAACTCCCGCGACGTCATCCACTCATTCTGGGTTCCCGCCTTCCTCCAGAAGCGCGACATGATCCCTGGCAAGACGAACTACATCAGGTTCACTCCCACCAAGGAGGGCACCTTCGATGGCAAGTGTGCCGAACTCTGCGGTGAATACCACTCCGAAATGCTCTTCCGCGTCAAGGTTGTCTCCGAGTCTGAATTCCAGACCCACATGGACAAGCTTCGCCAGGAAGGCAATACGGGCCTGCTCGGTGCGGAATACGACCGCAATCCGAACCTGAACGAAAAGTAA
- a CDS encoding HesB/IscA family protein, translated as MSTATNENSTGTQVVANDELATHEVNLTDVAAGKVRSLLEQEGRTDLRLRVAVQPGGCSGLIYQLYFDERLLDGDAVRDYDGVEVVVDKMSVPYLSGASIDFEDTISKQGFTIDNPNAGGSCACGDSFH; from the coding sequence ATGAGCACTGCAACCAACGAAAACAGCACCGGAACGCAGGTCGTCGCCAACGACGAACTGGCCACGCACGAGGTCAATCTGACCGACGTCGCCGCAGGCAAGGTCCGCAGCCTCCTCGAGCAGGAAGGGCGCACCGATCTTCGGCTGCGCGTTGCAGTCCAGCCCGGCGGATGCTCCGGCTTGATCTACCAGCTCTACTTCGACGAGCGCCTGCTCGACGGCGACGCCGTCCGTGACTATGACGGCGTCGAGGTCGTGGTGGACAAGATGAGTGTCCCGTACCTCAGCGGCGCAAGCATCGACTTCGAAGACACCATTTCGAAGCAGGGCTTCACCATTGATAACCCGAACGCCGGCGGGTCCTGCGCCTGCGGTGATTCATTCCACTGA